One Papaver somniferum cultivar HN1 chromosome 10, ASM357369v1, whole genome shotgun sequence genomic window carries:
- the LOC113316365 gene encoding uncharacterized protein LOC113316365, which produces MPNEPSLYIKKRSNNELLIVSIYVDDLICASTNLEMVEEFKKSMIKRFEMTDLGLMKYFLGIQVNQSQYGITLSQEKYATDLLKKFRVLSRFMHDPSKTHYTAAKRVLRYVKGTKNFCLNYSKEEDNSLVGYTDSDWAGSIDDRKSTSGYDISPGSKVITWSSKKKNTVAL; this is translated from the exons atgccCAATGAACCATCTCTCTACATCAAGAAAAGAAGTAATAATGAGCTTCTTATTGTCAGCATTTATGTGGATGACTTAATCTGTGCCAGTACCAATTTAGAAATGGTGGAGGAGTTCAAAAAATCCATGATCAAGAGGTTTGAAATGACTGACTTGGGCCTAATGAAGTACTTCCTTGGCATTCAAGTGAATCAGTCACAATATGGTATAACACTATCTCAAGAGAAGTATGCTACCGACTTGTTGAAGAAGTTCA GAGTGTTATCTAGATTCATGCATGACCCCAGCAAAACTCATTATACTGCTGCAAAAAGAGTTCTAAGGTACGTCAAAGGTACTAAGAATTTTTGTCTCAACTACTCGAAGGAAGAAGATAATAGTCTTGTCGGATATACCGATAGTGACTGGGCAGGTTCAATTGATGATCGAAAAAGTACTTCTGGATATGATATTTCTCCTGGTTCTAAAGTGATTACGTGGtcatcaaagaagaagaatacaGTGGCATTATAA
- the LOC113318645 gene encoding uncharacterized protein LOC113318645, giving the protein MKYLHLLRNTSKKILDVYGGNILPIDLDRIHAREFVKWFESHVQKMKQEGEVISKDIENLSLGPKRFVSCFKGYIVNGFRFHTAEHEKFRKTQNSGVFLSAETSSFDTGNNASPAIKNVEYYEVLDDIVALQYREWRQIFLYKCHWWSVKSPGKKIDEFGFTSLDFTRTIAKDESFILAKQALQVFYVKDNRDKNRRIVLNMQPRDFYDMGIQEVELIQEESSRANDNATTTNKNETATVNTVEVDNWTRNEIEGEELIRSTAANDDDDSADDSNSDPSDYLSDCEQDDLV; this is encoded by the exons ATGAAGTATCTCCATTTATTGC GAAACACGAGCAAAAAAATTCTTGATGTTTATGGAGGAAACATCCTTCCAATTGACTTGGATCGAATTCATGCAAGAGAGTTCGTAAAATGGTTTGAATCTCAT GTTCAGAAGATGAAACAAGAGGGTGAGGTGATCAGCAAGGATATTGAAAATTTATCACTTGGGCCTAAAAGATTCGTAAGTTGTTTTAAAGGATATATTGTGAATGGGTTTAGGTTTCACACCGCAGAGCATGAGAAATTTAGAAAAACACAGAATAGTGGAGTTTTCTTGAGTGCGGAGACTTCTAGCTTTGACACTGGAAATAACGCAAGTCCCGCTATAAAGAATGTTGAATATTATGAAGTATTAGATGACATTGTGGCATTACAATATCGTGAATGGAGGCAAATATTTTTATATAAATGTCACTGGTGGTCTGTGAAGAGCCCAGGAAAGAAGATAGATGAATTTGGGTTTACGTCATTGGATTTCACAAGAACCATAGCCAAGGATGAATCTTTCATTCTTGCAAAGCAAGCGCTACAGGTTTTCTATGTCAAAGACAACCGAGACAAGAACCGACGTATTGTACTTAATATGCAGCCAAGGGATTTCTATGATATGGGTATACAGGAAGTTGAGCTCATCCAAGAAGAATCATCTCGCGCAAATGATAATGCAACTACTACAAATAAAAATGAAACTGCTACAGTCAACACTGTTGAAGTTGACAATTGGACCCGAAATGAAATTGAAGGAGAAGAATTGATCAGAAGTACTGCCGCTAATGATGACGATGATTCCGCTGATGATAGTAACAGTGACCCTAGTGATTATCTTAGTGATTGTGAACAAGATGATTTAGTataa